Genomic DNA from Anolis sagrei isolate rAnoSag1 chromosome 12, rAnoSag1.mat, whole genome shotgun sequence:
CTGGAGGATGAATCTTGCTGGACTGGAGATGCATTTCtgttctcttccctcctttttccgtGTCTCGTTCCCTTCTTCGCAGGACGGGCCGTCCCCGCTGGTCCTGCTTCAGGAGGAGGGCCCCCCTCCGGAACCTCTTTCCTCCTCCGGCGCCGGGTCCGTGATGCTGGGACTGATGGGGGGCGGACTCCTCTGCGCCGCCTCAGGGCTGGTCCTCCTCATCGTGGCCACCGCCACCGACTTCTGGATCCAGTACCGCTACTCAGGGAGCCTCTGCAACCAGGGCCTGTGGCGCTTCTGCATGGGGAGCAAGTGCCACCCGCACACCATCACCCTCGGTACGGAAGTTTATGGaagtttatattttatataaaaaaatattacttGAAACCAAAGCCGTGATAAAATAGCAACGTTGACCCGACTGAGGCAACTCTCTCCCATGAATCAGGAAAAATCTCATAGACAAatcttaagcttggcaaaaacttgatgcatgaaactcagagcacttgaaagcaaggcCGTGATAAAATAGCAACGTTGACCCGACTGAGGCAACGCTCTCCCATGAATCAGTATAAGGCTTTTCCAGTTACcggaactgaaaggaaagcatttctcttgaccttctcCCCAGATAAAAAATATTATGCCAATATTATATGATACAAAACAGTCCATAAGCTTCCAAGGAAAACAAGATCCACGAATGCATAAAAATCCACGAAATTaagcacttgaatccatgaagcaagacagcaggaaaaatctcatagacaaatcttaagcttggcaaaaacgTGGTGCataaaactcagagcacttgaaagcaaagcCGTGATAAAATAGCAACGTTGACCCGACTGAGGCAACGCTCTCCTATGAATCAGTATAAAGCGTTTCCAGATcccagaactgaaaggaaagcatttctcttgaccttctcCCCAGATAAAAAATATTATACAAATATTATGTTATACAAAATAGTCCATAAACTTCCAAGGAAAACAAGATCCACGAATGCATAAAAATCCacgaaactaggcacttgaatccatgaaacaagatggcaggaaaatctcatagataaatcttaagcttggcaaaaacttggtacatgaaactcagagcacttgaaagcaaagctgtgataaaataacaacgttGACCCGACTGAGGCAACGCTCTCCTATGAATCAGTATAAGGCTTTTCCAGACcccagaactgaaaggaaagcatttctcttgaccttctccccagatttttttaaagccgTGATAAAATAGCAACGTTGACCCGACTGAGGCAACGCTCTCCTATGAATCAGTATAAGGCTTTTCCAGACcccagaactgaaaggaaagcatttctcttgaccttctccccagatttttttaaagccgTGATAAAATAGCAACGTTGACCCGACTGAGGCAACACTCTCCCATGAATCAGTACAAAGCTTTTCCAGATCCcggaactgaaaggaaagcatttccctTGACCTTCTCCCCAGATAAAAAATATTATACAAATATTATATTACACTATACAAAATAGTCCATAAGCTTCCAAGGAAAACAAGATCCACGAATGCATAAAAATCCacgaaactaggcacttgaatccatgaagcAAGATGGCAGGAAAAATCTCATAGACAAatcttaagcttggcaaaaacgtggtacatgaaactcagaacACTTGGAAGTAAAGCCATGATAAAATAACAACGTTGACCCGACTGAGGCGACACGCTCCCATGAATCAgtataaggcttttccagatcccgGAACAGAAGGGAAAGCATTTctctataataataaattaataaattattattaataaattaataaattattaataataaattatgtaataataaaataataaattattattaataaattatttaataataaattattaataataaatcaaaaaattattattaataaattattaaataataaaataataaataaaataataaataaattcgttaataataaatcaataaattaatgtattattaataaattaataatattatattttctggCAGATTCAGAGTTTCAAAGGAACTCAGAGTTTCAGGATCCTGGTATTCCAATAGCCAACGGGGGTCAAGTCAGGACAAGTCACTTAGTTGCAGGATTGGGCCAGAgaatgattgattgatagatagattgatcagttGATTGGTGATTGCCTCCTGCAGCCTTCTGGGACACGACGCGGGCCTTCATGATCCTCTCGGTCATCTGCTCCTTCGCTGGGATCATCTTGGGCCTGACCGCTTACTCCGGCGCCGTCCGTTCAATCCGCACCCGTTCGGCGGGCGTCGCGCTCCTCTTGGCCGGTAGGACTAAACTTGCCGGTCAGTTGTCCTTTTCCTATTCGAGCTAAGCTTTGGCCTcagtctttcattctttcctcccagGTCTGTTCGCTTTGTTGGGGATTTCGGTGTACACCGGCGTGACGGTCAACTTCTACGCCAAGCGCTACGCCCAGTGGCGCTTCTCCTGGTCCTACATCCTGGGCTGGATCGCGGTCATCCTCACCATCTCTGCAGGTCATCTTCACCTCAGGAATGAGATATGTCCACCTCAACCTTTGTGTCTACGTCTTGTGGACATCCCACCATCCCCATTGACacgttcttccttcctctctgtagGAGTCTTCCACATTTGTGCCGTGCCCCGGAACACGTCCCCCGAGACCTCCAACGTGGCCAGCGGCTGACTCCCGGCCTTCCTCTTGGCCCACCAGCCCAACGCTCTCCTCTCCGGCTTCTTGGTCATCCTGGGCTTCCTAGCAGCCCCCATTGCCACCACCATCCTTGCCCATCATCCTCTGCACCTCCTTCGGGGATTTTTGAGAAGACCACCACCAACACCGTCTCCAGATCTTTGCTGATGTGACATTGGGGGGCCTGGGGAGAGGAGCTTTCCTTGAGTTATGGTCTTGGTCCCATTGGGTAGGGCCAACTCAAGTAGACCAATTGGCTTAACTATGATAGGGCAGGCCAACATCATTGATTCAATTGGACAACCATCGCTCATAACAATTGATTTAATGGATCAATGATACTCAACAGTTGACCCATTGAATCTATTATAGTCAACAGTTGAATCCAATTGTAACCAACAGTTGACCCATTGAATTGATTATAGTCAGCAGTTGAATTGATTATAGTCTACAATTGACCCACTGAATTGATGACAGTCAACAGGTGAATTAATAATAGTTGACAGTTGAATTGATTATAGTCAACAGTTGAACTGATTATAGTCAACAGTTGACCCATTCAACAGTTGAATCAATAATAGTTGACATTTAATTGATTATAGTCAACAACTGACCCATTGAATTGATGACAGTTGACAGGCGAATCAATAATAGTTGACAGTTGAATTTATTATAGTCAACAGTTGACCCATTGGTTTGATTATAGTCATCAGTTGACCCATTGAATTGATGACAGTCAACAGTTGAATCAATAATAGTTGACAGTTGAATTGATTATAGTCAACAGTTGACCCATTGGTTTCATTATAGTCAACAGTTGACCCATCGAATTGATGACAGTCAACAGTTGAATCAATAATAAGTGACAGTTGAATTGATTATAGTCATCAGTTGACCCATTGAATTGATGACAGTCAACAGTTGAATCAATAATAGTTGACAGTTGAATTGATTATAGTCAACAGTTGACCCATTGGTTTCATTATAGTCATCAGTTGACCCATTGAATTGATGACAGTCAACAGTTGAATCAATAATAGTTGACAGTTGAATTGATTATAGTCAACAGTTGACCCATTGGTTTCATTATAGTCAACAGTTGACCCATCGAATTGATGACAGTCAACAGTTGAATCAATAATAAGTGACAGTTGAATTGATTATAGTCATCAGTTGACCCATTGAATTGATGACAGTCAACAGTTGAATCAATAATAGTTGACAGTTGAATTGATTATAGTCAACAGTTGAATTGATTATAGTCAACAGTTGACCCATTGGTTTGATTATAGTCATCAGTTGACCCATTGAATTGATTATAGTCAACAGATGACCCATTGAATTGATGACAGTTGACAGGTGAATCAATAATAGTTGACAGTTGAACTGATTATAGTCAACAGTTAACCCATTGGTTTGATCATAGTCAGCAGCTGAATTGATTATAATCAATAGTTGAATTAATTATAATGAACAATTGACCCACTGAATTGTTTACAGTTGACAGTTGAATCAATTATATTCAACAATTGACCAATTGAATTAATTATAGTCAACAGCTGAATCAATTATAATCAACAATTCACCTTTTGAATAGATTATAGTCAACAATTGAATCAATTATAGTCAACAGTTGACCCATTGAATTAATGGATGTTGACAGGCTGACCCATTGGTTCTTTGACCCCTGTCTCCAACTACAAGGAGAGATGGGTAAAAAATGAACaaactattattatgattatgattatgattcttattattattattctgtcaaCATCCATCAATTTAATTGTCAACTCTAGTCAGCTGCAACGAGCACTCATAGTCAATAGACACCTGTGGTCAACTTTTCAACATTCAGTAATTCAATGGATCAGTTGGAGTTGATATCCCTGACATACATCATCCAATCTGCATCCGTTGGCTAAGAGGGTCAACTATAGTTAGTTGTAGTTAACAATCATTCATATAATGAGtcaccttggggagatagggcaggatataaataataataataataataataataataattattattattattattattatagtgggtCAACTGGCAAACATCAATAGATTCAGTGAATCAACTGTGGTTAACACCCATAGATTCAGTGGGTCAACTGTAGATACCTGTGGTCAacacccattgattcaatgggtcaacTATGGCCAACACCCATTGATTTAGTGGGTTAACAGTAGTCAACTGTGGTCAATATGCATTGATTGAGTGGGTCAATTGTGGTCAACaccaattgattcagtgggtcaaaGTAGTCAACTGTGGTCAAAACCCATTGATTCAGTGCATCAACTGTGATCAACACCCATTGATTCAGTTGGTCAACTGTAATCAACTGTGGTCAacatccattgattcaatgaatcAACTGTAGTCAATTGTACTCAACaaccattgattcaatggattaATTGTCATCAACATCCAATGATTGAATGGGTCAACTGCAGTCAACTATGGTCAACACTCAATGA
This window encodes:
- the LOC132764455 gene encoding lens fiber membrane intrinsic protein-like; its protein translation is MLGLMGGGLLCAASGLVLLIVATATDFWIQYRYSGSLCNQGLWRFCMGSKCHPHTITLAFWDTTRAFMILSVICSFAGIILGLTAYSGAVRSIRTRSAGVALLLAGLFALLGISVYTGVTVNFYAKRYAQWRFSWSYILGWIAVILTISAGVFHICAVPRNTSPETSNVASG